The following are from one region of the Clostridia bacterium genome:
- a CDS encoding ABC-F family ATP-binding cassette domain-containing protein, with protein MSILTVKNLSHGFGDRAIFNNVSFRLLKGEHIGLIGANGEGKSTFMNIVTGKLEPDDGQVEWSKRVRVGYLDQHTTLEKGMTIRDVLKTAYKYLFDLEAEMNEICDKMASASPEELEQLLEDMGTIQETLEHNDFYIIDSKVEETARGLGLVDIGLDKEVQELSGGQRTKVLLAKLLLEKPDILLLDEPTNYLDEKHIEWLKRYLLEYENAFILISHDIPFLNSVVNLIYHMGNLELNRYVGDYDNFMQVYEARKSQLEAAYNKQQLEIADLKDFVNRNKARVATRNMAMSRQKKLDKMEVIELAKEKAKPEFYFKEARTSGKLIFEAQDLVIGYDEPLSKPLNLKMERGQKIALVGANGLGKTTLLRSILGEINSISGSVELGDYLHIGYFEQEIKEANYSTCIEEVWKDFPSLNQYEVRSALAKCGLTTKHIESKIVVLSGGEQAKVRLCKLINKETNILVLDEPTNHLDVDAKEELKRALMEYGGSMLLICHEPEFYSDIVSEVWNCETWTTKIV; from the coding sequence ATGAGCATACTTACAGTTAAAAATCTAAGCCATGGATTTGGCGACCGTGCGATATTCAATAATGTTTCCTTCAGATTGCTGAAGGGAGAGCATATCGGACTCATTGGTGCAAACGGAGAAGGCAAGTCCACTTTTATGAATATAGTCACAGGAAAGCTTGAGCCTGATGATGGTCAGGTGGAATGGTCAAAACGTGTCAGAGTCGGCTATCTTGATCAGCATACTACTTTAGAAAAGGGAATGACCATAAGAGATGTGCTGAAAACCGCATACAAATATCTTTTCGACCTTGAGGCAGAAATGAATGAAATATGCGACAAAATGGCCTCTGCATCACCAGAGGAATTGGAGCAGCTCCTTGAGGATATGGGAACCATACAGGAAACTCTGGAGCATAACGATTTTTATATAATCGATTCAAAGGTTGAAGAAACAGCACGTGGATTAGGCTTGGTGGACATAGGACTTGATAAGGAAGTGCAGGAGCTGAGCGGTGGACAGCGTACAAAGGTACTCCTTGCAAAGCTTCTTCTGGAGAAGCCTGATATACTTTTGTTGGACGAGCCTACCAACTATCTTGATGAAAAGCACATTGAGTGGTTGAAGAGATATCTTCTGGAATACGAAAATGCTTTCATACTTATATCCCACGATATTCCATTCCTCAATAGCGTAGTTAATCTCATATACCACATGGGGAACTTGGAGTTGAACCGTTATGTCGGAGATTATGATAATTTCATGCAGGTATATGAGGCTAGAAAATCTCAGCTTGAGGCTGCCTACAACAAGCAGCAGCTTGAAATCGCTGACCTCAAGGACTTTGTGAACAGAAATAAAGCCAGAGTCGCCACCAGGAACATGGCAATGTCCCGACAGAAGAAGCTGGATAAGATGGAAGTAATCGAGCTGGCCAAGGAAAAGGCAAAACCTGAGTTCTATTTTAAGGAAGCAAGAACCTCAGGCAAGCTGATTTTTGAGGCTCAAGATCTGGTCATCGGGTATGACGAGCCTCTGTCAAAACCTTTGAACCTGAAAATGGAGCGAGGTCAGAAAATAGCTCTTGTGGGAGCGAACGGACTTGGAAAGACTACACTGCTGCGAAGTATACTTGGTGAAATAAATTCAATCTCCGGCAGCGTAGAGCTCGGAGATTACCTGCACATAGGCTATTTTGAGCAGGAAATAAAGGAAGCCAACTACAGCACCTGCATCGAAGAGGTATGGAAGGACTTCCCGTCCCTCAACCAGTACGAGGTACGTTCAGCCTTGGCAAAGTGCGGCCTTACCACAAAACATATCGAGAGCAAGATTGTGGTGCTGAGCGGAGGAGAGCAAGCGAAAGTACGTCTATGCAAGCTGATAAACAAAGAGACTAACATACTGGTCCTTGACGAGCCGACCAACCACTTGGACGTGGATGCCAAGGAGGAGCTCAAGCGTGCTCTTATGGAATATGGCGGAAGCATGCTGCTTATATGTCATGAGCCGGAATTCTACAGCGATATTGTGAGTGAAGTATGGAACTGCGAGACCTGGACTACGAAAATAGTATAA